Proteins encoded by one window of Rubrobacter indicoceani:
- a CDS encoding DUF4832 domain-containing protein, which produces MSRAEPSIESTERAPATGWISRRSFLKLAALGGGLFAAASVPGFLKGDVSSRSYTESLDVFPNPERGWFVTIDPLQDTYDEDGIYVRGNTTMPHRPPPGFEAHALTPEKLREHRSNGISLIRKYYLLYDYRDSDIPERYLDEHPRYDFGLAREEGVKLIPRFIYTWNIEEFEPTDAPASRMLAHLDQLAPIIQENADVISHLEVGLVGHYGEWHYSGEGGDVYGHLSSSLSLDWPRPLGLGTVPATYPSGLSDSSKRLIDRVLEVLPQNRMATLRYIPHVRQMHDEVYGERLTADRAYSGGDLSRIGLQDDSFLYDASHRGGYYHPANDGGEIKRAERRFQRTTSRYVVMSGEPSGINPDQPGFFGDSDTVAELGEMHWNCMNNGQYDALREGIYDRWRSQGIYEEIGSRLGYRFVLREAGIPSRLSPNNTLSVTLDLENMGFAAPYNERPVWMILRNTRTNIAYSVRTDADARNWEAGERRRIVLRGRIPPDIQSGDYRVSLSLPDPAPRLGARPEYAIRLASDANGSSVWDPQTGYNDLKLSVQLGGEPIRSPDPGIPAFQRTAANPA; this is translated from the coding sequence GTGTCCCGAGCGGAGCCGAGCATAGAGAGCACGGAGAGAGCCCCCGCGACCGGGTGGATAAGCCGGAGGTCTTTTCTGAAGCTCGCCGCGCTCGGAGGCGGGTTGTTTGCGGCCGCGTCCGTTCCGGGGTTTCTAAAAGGCGACGTTTCGAGCCGGAGCTACACCGAGAGCCTCGATGTCTTTCCCAACCCGGAGCGCGGCTGGTTTGTGACCATAGACCCGCTTCAGGACACCTACGATGAGGACGGCATCTACGTCCGGGGCAACACGACGATGCCTCACAGGCCGCCGCCGGGGTTCGAGGCGCACGCCCTGACCCCCGAAAAGCTGCGCGAACACCGGTCGAACGGCATCTCGCTTATAAGGAAGTACTACCTGCTCTACGATTATCGTGACTCGGACATCCCGGAGCGGTACCTCGACGAACATCCGAGGTACGACTTCGGGCTGGCGCGCGAGGAGGGGGTCAAGCTCATCCCGCGCTTTATCTACACTTGGAACATCGAGGAGTTCGAGCCGACCGACGCTCCGGCCTCCAGGATGCTCGCCCACCTCGACCAGCTCGCCCCGATCATCCAGGAGAACGCCGACGTTATAAGCCACCTCGAGGTCGGCCTCGTCGGACACTACGGCGAGTGGCACTACAGCGGCGAGGGTGGGGATGTCTACGGTCACCTCTCCTCCTCGCTCTCTCTCGACTGGCCGCGACCGCTCGGCCTCGGGACGGTCCCGGCAACGTATCCGAGCGGTCTCTCCGACAGCTCAAAAAGGCTAATAGACCGGGTTCTCGAAGTTCTGCCGCAGAACAGGATGGCGACGCTCCGGTACATACCGCACGTCAGGCAGATGCACGACGAGGTCTACGGCGAACGGCTCACCGCCGACCGGGCGTACAGCGGTGGAGATCTGTCCCGGATCGGCCTCCAGGACGATTCTTTTCTCTACGACGCCTCGCACCGGGGCGGGTACTACCATCCCGCCAACGACGGCGGGGAGATAAAGCGGGCCGAGAGACGGTTTCAGAGAACGACCAGCCGCTACGTCGTGATGAGCGGCGAGCCCTCCGGGATAAACCCGGACCAGCCCGGCTTCTTCGGGGACAGCGACACCGTCGCCGAACTCGGGGAGATGCACTGGAACTGCATGAACAACGGCCAGTACGACGCCCTGCGCGAAGGCATCTACGACCGCTGGAGGTCGCAGGGGATCTACGAAGAGATCGGCTCCCGCCTCGGGTACCGGTTTGTTCTGAGAGAGGCCGGTATCCCATCCCGGCTCTCACCGAACAACACCCTGAGCGTGACGCTCGACCTTGAGAACATGGGCTTCGCCGCACCCTACAACGAACGGCCCGTGTGGATGATCCTCAGGAACACCCGGACGAACATCGCCTACTCCGTTCGCACCGACGCCGACGCCCGCAACTGGGAGGCCGGAGAGCGTCGGAGGATCGTACTCCGGGGCCGCATCCCCCCGGACATCCAGAGCGGCGACTACAGAGTCTCCCTGAGCCTCCCCGACCCCGCACCGAGACTCGGCGCAAGACCGGAATACGCCATCCGGCTGGCGAGCGACGCGAACGGCTCTTCAGTCTGGGACCCGCAGACCGGATACAACGACCTGAAGCTCAGCGTTCAACTGGGCGGCGAGCCGATAAGATCCCCGGATCCCGGGATCCCCGCCTTCCAGCGAACCGCCGCAAACCCCGCCTAG
- a CDS encoding carboxymuconolactone decarboxylase family protein, with protein sequence MGLSTEQLNHLGDDLLPEGVYAEKEAAIIRYAQTLTRDIFIDDATYSNLAEHFSDEQIVELCMVVGLSNMVNRFHATFQTDVDDTTTSANAEADRVAGACTLPRPEAVQV encoded by the coding sequence GTGGGACTTTCTACCGAACAGCTCAACCACCTCGGCGACGACCTGCTGCCCGAGGGCGTCTATGCCGAAAAGGAAGCGGCGATAATCCGCTACGCTCAGACCCTCACCCGCGACATCTTCATCGACGACGCAACGTACTCGAACCTCGCAGAACACTTCTCGGACGAGCAGATCGTCGAACTCTGCATGGTCGTCGGCCTGAGCAACATGGTCAACCGATTCCACGCGACCTTCCAGACCGACGTGGACGATACGACCACCAGCGCAAACGCCGAGGCCGACCGCGTGGCCGGAGCCTGCACCCTGCCGCGTCCGGAGGCCGTGCAGGTCTAG
- a CDS encoding acetamidase/formamidase family protein, whose translation MTGPVHVEGAEPGDWLEVRCLKIEPRVYYGVNSARHGKGSPPEEYPLGRGDYYGNLIRFDLDRQVGLLPDGRCC comes from the coding sequence GTGACCGGCCCCGTACACGTCGAGGGCGCGGAGCCGGGCGACTGGCTGGAGGTACGCTGTCTGAAGATAGAGCCTCGGGTCTACTACGGGGTCAACTCCGCCCGCCACGGCAAGGGCTCGCCGCCGGAGGAGTACCCGCTCGGCAGGGGGGACTACTACGGGAACCTTATCCGCTTCGACCTCGACCGGCAGGTCGGCCTCCTCCCGGACGGTCGGTGCTGCTAG